From a single Lolium rigidum isolate FL_2022 chromosome 7, APGP_CSIRO_Lrig_0.1, whole genome shotgun sequence genomic region:
- the LOC124679094 gene encoding E3 ubiquitin-protein ligase SINA-like 2, whose product MLSSPVFQCPFGHLTCSRCDGEFRDNRCGSCGAADGYGRNRAVEEFLARICFSCRNKEHGCTALLVHHEMPAHEESCLYEPCFCPIPRCGFAGRSYALKAHLIGRHHWRMVNFRYGESFHAHARESTIMHSKDDGELFFLDSFREGRGTALSMVCIRPDNAVTQEFAYELKTPTGNGRRRHKLQMQSTARNTSLRNGMGEKEKVFLLVPNDMPCIEDGYVEVSIRKDAAGGTP is encoded by the exons ATGCTCAGCTCGCCGGTTTTCCAG TGCCCCTTCGGCCACCTCACCTGCTCGAGGTGCGACGGCGAATTCAGGGACAACCGGTGCGGCAGCTGCGGGGCCGCCGACGGTTACGGGCGCAACCGCGCCGTGGAGGAGTTCCTCGCCCGCATTTGCTTCTCCTGCCGCAACAAGGAGCACGGCTGCACGGCCCTCCTCGTGCACCACGAGATGCCTGCGCACGAGGAATCCTGCCTCTACGAGCCCTGCTTCTGCCCCATCCCTCGCTGCGGCTTCGCCGGCCGGTCCTACGCCCTCAAAGCGCACCTCATCGGCCGCCACCACTGGCGCATGGTCAACTTCCGCTACGGCGAGAGCTTCCATGCCCATGCCCGCGAGTCGACCATCATGCACAGCAAGGACGACGGCGAGCTCTTCTTCCTGGACAGCTTCCGCGAGGGCCGCGGCACTGCTCTGTCCATGGTCTGCATTCGCCCCGACAATGCCGTCACACAGGAGTTCGCGTACGAGCTGAAGACGCCAACAGGGAACGGCAGGAGGCGTCACAAGCTGCAGATGCAGTCGACGGCGCGGAACACGTCGCTGAGGAACGGGATgggggagaaggagaaggtgttcCTGCTGGTCCCTAACGACATGCCGTGCATTGAGGATGGCTATGTGGAGGTGTCCATCCGTAAGGATGCCGCCGGTGGAACTCCGTAG